A portion of the Rhodococcus pseudokoreensis genome contains these proteins:
- a CDS encoding FdhF/YdeP family oxidoreductase — MPYDIHEIDEDDVVVTHEKSYAAGVPAVLVSLKRGLEQMGPVRMARTLMKLNQRQGFDCPGCAWPETPGHRKHAEFCENGAKAVAEEATTRTVTPEFFAEHSVADLLGRTEFWLGQQGRLTHPMVLLPGATHYEPIGWDAAFALIAGELRALASPDEAVFYTSGRTSNEAAFVYQLMIRAFGTNNLPDCSNMCHESSGSALVETIGIGKGSVSVPDIENADLILIAGQNPGTNHPRMLSTLEKAKGNGATVIAINPLPEAGLLRFKDPQKVHGVVGDGVQIADEFLQIRIGGDQALFQGLGRLLLEAEDAAPGTVLDREFIDRHTAGFEECAAHLRRVDLGTVVEATGLTLEQIRATADALIGSEKTIICWAMGLTQQTHGVATIQDAVNLLLLQGMIGKPGAGVCPVRGHSNVQGDRTMGIWEKMPEAFLTALDTEFGIRSPRRHGFDAVDSIRAMRDGKASVFVGMGGNFVSATPDTETTEAALRRCALTVQVSTKLNRSHLVTGQSALILPSLGRTDKDVQAGRKQQVSVEDSMSMVHLSRGSLPPAGDQLRSEVAIVCGIAQALFGPEHSVPWAEFTADYDRIRDSIARVIPGFEDFNRKVRRPDGFGLPHPPRDERRFVTNTGKANFTVSELSWLPVPAGRLILQTMRSHDQYNTTIYGLDDRYRGVKGGRRVLFISAEDLESFGYAAGDRVDLVSEWTTADGGVEERRAEDFRLVPYPTPQGNVAAYYPETNPLIPLDHVARKSNTPVSKAVTIRLEKRG, encoded by the coding sequence ATGCCCTACGACATTCATGAAATCGACGAGGACGATGTCGTCGTCACGCACGAGAAGTCCTATGCGGCAGGTGTTCCTGCGGTGTTGGTCTCGCTCAAGCGCGGACTGGAGCAGATGGGTCCGGTGCGTATGGCCCGGACCCTGATGAAGCTGAATCAGCGGCAGGGATTCGACTGCCCGGGCTGCGCGTGGCCGGAAACCCCCGGGCACCGCAAGCACGCGGAGTTCTGTGAGAACGGCGCGAAGGCGGTCGCCGAGGAGGCCACCACCCGCACCGTGACACCGGAGTTCTTCGCCGAGCATTCGGTGGCGGATCTGCTGGGTCGCACCGAGTTCTGGCTGGGGCAGCAGGGCCGGTTGACGCATCCGATGGTCCTGCTGCCGGGGGCCACGCATTACGAGCCGATCGGGTGGGACGCGGCGTTCGCGCTGATCGCCGGGGAACTGCGCGCTCTGGCGTCGCCGGATGAGGCGGTGTTCTACACCTCCGGGCGCACCAGTAATGAGGCGGCGTTCGTGTATCAGTTGATGATCCGGGCGTTCGGGACGAACAACCTGCCGGACTGTTCGAACATGTGCCACGAATCGTCGGGGTCGGCGTTGGTGGAGACGATCGGGATCGGGAAGGGGTCGGTGTCGGTCCCCGACATCGAGAACGCCGACCTGATCCTGATCGCCGGGCAGAACCCGGGGACCAATCATCCGCGGATGCTCTCGACGCTGGAGAAGGCGAAGGGCAACGGCGCGACGGTCATCGCGATCAACCCGCTCCCGGAGGCCGGACTGTTGCGGTTCAAGGACCCGCAGAAGGTGCACGGCGTCGTCGGCGACGGGGTGCAGATCGCGGACGAGTTCCTGCAGATCCGGATCGGCGGCGACCAGGCGTTGTTCCAAGGCCTGGGCCGGTTGCTGCTCGAGGCCGAGGACGCGGCACCGGGCACCGTGCTGGATCGGGAGTTCATCGACCGGCACACCGCCGGGTTCGAGGAGTGCGCGGCGCACCTGCGGCGGGTCGATCTCGGCACCGTAGTGGAGGCGACCGGGTTGACGCTCGAGCAGATCCGGGCCACCGCGGACGCGTTGATCGGATCGGAGAAGACCATCATCTGCTGGGCGATGGGATTGACCCAGCAGACCCACGGGGTCGCGACCATCCAGGACGCGGTGAACCTGCTGCTGCTGCAGGGGATGATCGGCAAACCGGGCGCCGGGGTGTGCCCGGTGCGCGGCCACTCGAACGTGCAGGGTGACCGGACGATGGGCATCTGGGAGAAGATGCCCGAAGCGTTCCTGACCGCCCTGGATACCGAGTTCGGTATCCGGTCGCCGCGTCGGCACGGGTTCGATGCGGTCGATTCGATCCGGGCGATGCGCGACGGGAAGGCGTCGGTGTTTGTCGGGATGGGCGGCAACTTCGTCTCCGCGACCCCGGACACCGAGACCACCGAGGCCGCGCTGCGCCGGTGTGCGTTGACGGTGCAGGTGTCGACGAAACTGAACCGCTCCCATTTGGTGACCGGGCAGTCCGCACTGATCCTGCCGTCGCTGGGCCGCACCGACAAGGACGTCCAGGCCGGCCGCAAGCAGCAGGTCAGTGTCGAGGATTCGATGTCGATGGTGCACCTCTCCCGCGGCAGCCTGCCCCCGGCCGGTGACCAGTTGCGTAGTGAGGTCGCGATCGTCTGCGGGATCGCGCAGGCGTTGTTCGGGCCGGAGCATTCGGTGCCGTGGGCGGAGTTCACCGCCGACTACGACCGGATCCGGGATTCCATTGCCCGGGTGATCCCGGGGTTCGAGGACTTCAACCGGAAGGTGCGCCGGCCGGACGGGTTCGGGTTGCCGCACCCCCCGCGGGACGAGCGCCGGTTCGTGACGAATACGGGGAAGGCCAATTTCACGGTCAGTGAGTTGTCGTGGCTGCCGGTGCCGGCGGGGAGGCTGATCCTGCAGACCATGCGCAGTCATGATCAGTACAACACCACCATCTACGGTCTCGACGACCGCTACCGCGGCGTGAAGGGTGGTCGGCGGGTGCTGTTCATCAGCGCCGAGGACCTGGAGTCGTTCGGGTACGCGGCGGGGGATCGGGTGGACCTGGTCTCCGAATGGACGACGGCCGACGGTGGTGTGGAGGAGCGGCGGGCGGAGGATTTCCGGTTGGTGCCCTACCCGACCCCACAGGGGAATGTGGCCGCCTATTATCCGGAGACGAATCCGCTGATCCCGCTCGATCATGTTGCGCGCAAGTCGAACACGCCGGTGTCGAAGGCGGTCACGATCCGCCTCGAGAAGCGGGGCTGA
- the folP gene encoding dihydropteroate synthase — protein sequence MSRSCSPRFANPHTPHSTTTTGAQPVGTTAVGILNVTSDSFSDGGRFLDRSAAVAHGLRLHRAGAHVVDVGGESTRPEAQRVPGKVERARVIPVVEDLAARGVTISVDTMRADTAAAAVRAGATYINDVSGGGADPEMFDVAAETGVRLIINHWHSMSDSGRPRPCDIVTEVLYDLDAMVSRALAAGVSPESVIVDPGLGFGKSSDDNWALLTHLPRLCALGYPVLIGASRKRFLGALLGEDGQNRPTVGRDTATAVISALAAHRGAWGVRVHDVSGTLDALRVAEKVRNAPRPPGPTKRSRASRVDHTDIGIAIRPD from the coding sequence ATGAGCCGATCCTGTTCGCCGCGATTCGCCAACCCGCACACACCCCACTCCACCACTACCACTGGCGCCCAACCGGTCGGGACAACCGCGGTCGGCATCCTCAACGTCACCTCCGATTCCTTCTCCGACGGGGGTCGGTTTCTCGACCGATCCGCGGCCGTCGCACACGGACTCCGCCTGCACCGCGCGGGCGCACACGTGGTCGATGTCGGTGGTGAATCCACCCGCCCCGAGGCACAACGAGTACCGGGGAAGGTCGAGCGGGCCCGAGTGATCCCCGTCGTCGAGGACCTGGCTGCGCGCGGTGTCACGATCAGCGTCGACACGATGCGAGCAGATACCGCCGCGGCAGCAGTCCGCGCCGGCGCCACTTACATCAACGACGTGTCCGGTGGTGGCGCGGACCCGGAAATGTTTGACGTTGCAGCAGAAACCGGCGTTCGACTGATCATCAACCACTGGCACAGCATGTCGGACTCGGGGCGGCCACGGCCGTGCGACATCGTCACCGAAGTCCTCTACGACCTCGACGCGATGGTTTCTCGCGCGCTCGCCGCGGGCGTCTCTCCGGAATCGGTGATCGTCGATCCTGGCCTGGGTTTCGGCAAGAGCAGTGACGACAACTGGGCGCTGTTGACCCATCTCCCTCGACTGTGCGCACTTGGGTACCCGGTTCTCATCGGAGCGTCCCGAAAACGTTTCCTCGGTGCACTACTCGGAGAAGATGGCCAGAACCGCCCCACCGTGGGCCGTGACACCGCCACCGCAGTCATCTCCGCTCTCGCGGCACACCGTGGCGCGTGGGGTGTGCGTGTGCACGACGTTTCCGGCACTTTGGACGCGCTCCGCGTGGCAGAGAAAGTGCGAAACGCCCCACGTCCGCCAGGCCCAACAAAGCGGTCTCGAGCGTCGCGGGTCGACCACACAGACATCGGGATCGCGATTCGTCCCGATTAG
- a CDS encoding bifunctional methylenetetrahydrofolate dehydrogenase/methenyltetrahydrofolate cyclohydrolase, whose amino-acid sequence MTEPTVVLDGKATAKDIRRELTERVSALAARQVATGLGTVLIGEDPASRAYVAGKHRDCAEIGVSSFKITLPAGASTADALAALDDLNSEPACTGYIVQLPVPAHVDRTALLERIDPDKDADGLHPVNLGRLVLGAPGPLPCTPRGIVELLRRYSVPLDGAEVVVVGCGITVGRPLGLLLTRESENATVTLCNRGTRDLRKHLREADIVVGAAGSAALIDGSDIKPGAAVLDVGITRTENGIIGDIAPNAWGIAGHLTPMPGGVGPMTRAMLLVNIVEAAERAFPAR is encoded by the coding sequence ATGACCGAGCCGACGGTGGTACTCGACGGCAAGGCAACAGCCAAGGACATCCGCCGTGAGCTGACCGAACGAGTATCGGCACTGGCCGCTCGGCAGGTCGCGACCGGACTCGGGACGGTCCTGATCGGCGAGGACCCGGCCAGCAGGGCCTATGTCGCCGGCAAGCACCGGGACTGCGCCGAGATCGGTGTGTCCTCGTTCAAGATCACCCTTCCGGCCGGCGCGAGCACCGCCGACGCCCTCGCCGCACTCGACGACCTCAACAGCGAGCCGGCGTGCACCGGATACATCGTGCAACTCCCGGTGCCCGCGCACGTCGACCGCACCGCGCTCCTCGAGCGGATCGATCCGGACAAGGACGCCGACGGCCTGCACCCAGTCAACCTCGGCCGACTGGTTCTCGGAGCCCCGGGACCACTCCCGTGCACGCCCCGGGGCATCGTCGAACTCCTCCGCCGGTACAGTGTTCCGCTCGACGGGGCCGAGGTCGTCGTCGTCGGCTGCGGCATCACCGTCGGGCGTCCCCTCGGCCTTCTCCTCACCCGAGAATCAGAGAATGCGACGGTCACCCTGTGCAACCGAGGAACCCGCGACCTACGCAAGCACCTGCGCGAGGCGGACATCGTCGTCGGCGCGGCCGGCAGCGCAGCCCTGATCGACGGCTCCGACATCAAACCGGGCGCCGCGGTCCTCGATGTGGGCATCACACGAACCGAGAACGGCATCATCGGCGACATCGCCCCCAACGCCTGGGGGATCGCCGGCCACCTCACCCCGATGCCCGGCGGTGTCGGCCCGATGACCCGCGCGATGCTGTTGGTCAACATCGTCGAAGCCGCCGAACGAGCATTCCCGGCACGATGA
- a CDS encoding histidine kinase, which yields MNGRSIVDAIAIGVAVVDDAGRFVSTNSAGAVMLDATDTGELLGVQSPFDISSDPAGADTEADAAAERVGYWDVGLEDFVMLSYQVGSAVTGGMVVTFRDVTDQRRQQGRVAALARTAANMASQHSVATVLDAMAWEVQQSEGVAATQFITVAPVSRRLQVMGAAGFSEVHTFFDLLMASHRRGATLATYEVMDSGRQIVYPNRKAAMLADPNWQPLHEYVSQIEWADFVCTPLVTRGKAVGVLNVYMEPSYHAGRTMLDFFTAMADQASLAIDYATLLERDRIAVRREERKRLARDLHDSVVQQVFSIGMQARALERMGAKAPEPLATDIARIAAEVAELSLAVQHDLRGVVLALQPSMSAEMGLSAALQLLVEKITRRTDIQIELSVGPELDEDDTDFIEDVYQVVSESLHNAVKHAAPSTVAVSVNVSENPRLVRVDIIDDGTGLTAAASTTDGYGLTSMRDRVGRWSGQLHVTTNDSGRGTHVSASLVPPPPHPDHRK from the coding sequence GTGAACGGCAGATCGATCGTAGACGCAATCGCCATCGGGGTTGCGGTCGTCGACGACGCCGGCCGCTTCGTCTCGACCAATTCCGCCGGCGCGGTCATGCTCGACGCCACGGACACGGGTGAGCTGCTGGGGGTGCAGAGCCCGTTCGACATCAGCTCCGATCCAGCCGGGGCGGACACAGAGGCCGATGCTGCTGCCGAGCGGGTCGGCTACTGGGATGTCGGTCTCGAGGACTTCGTGATGCTCTCCTACCAAGTCGGCTCTGCGGTGACCGGCGGAATGGTCGTCACCTTCCGGGACGTCACCGATCAACGGCGGCAACAAGGTCGCGTCGCCGCGTTGGCCCGCACGGCCGCGAACATGGCGTCCCAACACTCGGTGGCCACCGTGCTCGATGCGATGGCGTGGGAAGTCCAGCAATCCGAGGGCGTCGCCGCGACCCAGTTCATCACCGTCGCGCCGGTCAGCAGGCGGCTGCAGGTGATGGGGGCTGCCGGGTTCTCCGAGGTGCACACGTTCTTCGACCTGCTCATGGCCTCGCACCGCCGGGGTGCGACCCTGGCCACCTACGAGGTGATGGACAGCGGACGGCAGATCGTCTACCCGAACCGGAAGGCCGCCATGCTGGCCGATCCCAATTGGCAGCCGCTCCACGAGTATGTCTCACAGATCGAATGGGCTGACTTCGTCTGCACACCCTTGGTGACCCGCGGCAAGGCGGTCGGCGTCCTCAACGTCTACATGGAACCGAGCTATCACGCCGGCCGCACCATGCTCGACTTCTTCACCGCGATGGCGGACCAGGCATCGCTGGCGATCGACTACGCCACTTTGCTGGAACGTGATCGCATCGCGGTGCGCAGGGAAGAACGCAAACGCCTGGCCCGCGATCTTCACGATTCGGTTGTGCAACAAGTATTTTCGATCGGCATGCAGGCACGGGCCCTGGAGCGGATGGGCGCCAAGGCACCCGAGCCGCTCGCCACGGACATCGCGCGGATCGCCGCGGAGGTCGCCGAGCTGAGTCTGGCGGTGCAACACGATCTACGTGGGGTGGTCCTCGCACTGCAGCCGTCGATGTCCGCCGAGATGGGGCTCTCGGCAGCATTGCAACTCCTCGTCGAGAAGATCACCCGCCGCACGGACATCCAGATCGAATTGTCCGTCGGTCCGGAACTCGACGAGGACGACACCGACTTCATCGAGGACGTCTACCAGGTTGTCAGTGAATCCCTGCACAATGCTGTCAAGCACGCGGCACCGTCCACCGTCGCGGTGAGCGTCAATGTGTCCGAGAACCCTCGGCTGGTGCGGGTCGACATCATCGACGACGGTACCGGTCTGACGGCCGCAGCCTCGACCACGGACGGCTACGGACTGACATCCATGCGGGACCGGGTCGGCAGGTGGTCCGGGCAGCTTCACGTCACGACGAACGACTCCGGCCGCGGCACCCACGTCAGCGCGTCCCTCGTGCCGCCCCCGCCACATCCCGATCACAGGAAGTAG
- a CDS encoding response regulator, producing the protein MDESATTIRVLLIDDHAVVRRGITSFLASTDDIVVAAEAGDGVEALDKLADMAAHQQLPDVALLDLVMPRMDGVETAKEIAARYPSVRVVVLTSFGETERVHAALANGASGYLLKDADPSEVEAAIRASTRDEVFLDTAIARQLTHQMITPAAGLRSLSARERDVLILVARGMSNRAIATELSISERTARTHVGNVLAKMHLNSRTQAALVAVREGLVQP; encoded by the coding sequence ATGGACGAGTCGGCCACAACGATTCGTGTACTCCTCATCGACGATCATGCGGTCGTCCGGCGCGGAATCACCAGCTTCCTCGCCTCCACCGACGACATCGTCGTCGCGGCCGAAGCCGGCGACGGCGTGGAGGCCTTGGACAAGCTCGCCGACATGGCGGCGCACCAGCAGCTGCCCGACGTTGCCCTGCTCGACCTCGTCATGCCCCGAATGGACGGTGTGGAGACCGCGAAGGAAATCGCGGCCCGCTACCCCAGCGTCCGGGTCGTCGTCCTGACCAGCTTCGGGGAGACCGAACGAGTGCACGCGGCGCTCGCCAACGGCGCCTCCGGATATCTCCTCAAGGATGCCGATCCGTCCGAGGTCGAGGCTGCGATCCGCGCCTCGACCCGCGACGAGGTGTTCCTCGACACCGCGATCGCCCGCCAGTTGACCCACCAGATGATCACGCCCGCCGCCGGACTGCGATCGTTGAGTGCCCGCGAACGCGACGTCCTCATCCTCGTCGCCCGCGGCATGTCGAACCGTGCCATCGCCACGGAGCTGTCGATCAGCGAACGCACCGCGCGCACCCACGTAGGCAACGTGCTGGCGAAGATGCACCTCAACTCACGCACCCAGGCCGCACTGGTCGCGGTCCGCGAAGGGCTTGTCCAGCCCTGA
- a CDS encoding DUF3556 domain-containing protein, producing the protein MAEADFPDVDLATFKDRPYLSRLKVLTRHWAEFGVGTPWSVHMLYVAKIVTYLFTGVVIASFTSGFGGFWDIGAFWAQPIFYQKMLLWTMLFEFLGLGASSGPLAFRFSPPIGGVLHWLRPNTIRLPPWPSAVPFTKGSRRTWFDVATYLGVVASLVTLLLSDGVWKDGQPADSVGLLDPSLLLPLIVLLAIAGLRDKTLFLAARSEQYWVAAIFFAFLPFVEMIVGLKLIMMAVWWGAAFSKLGRHFSFVVSAMMSNAPWFRSPRLKRRLYRNYPDDLRPSKLASFIAHQGTVIEFVVPVVLLLSSNRLVTICALVVIVFFHLFITSMFPLGVPLEWNVFYVFSAVYLFGLYPADGYGIGSISPMLLLALVLGLSLFPVLGNFFPDRISFLWSMRYYAGNWATTQWAFRKGSESRLNDKIVKAAPIQVDQLTSLYGRDVAELLVEKAVAWRSLHSHGRALTTLIGNHVDSYQNYDIREGEFVAGAVLGWSFGDGHLHGAQLMEAIQERCRFASGEAIVVYIESQPVHNLRQRYRVYDLAVGEIERGYIDVADMIAAQPWLEDGPIRVHPQWSLADHRGSYGKGVVEA; encoded by the coding sequence ATAGCTGAAGCAGACTTTCCTGACGTGGACCTGGCCACGTTCAAGGATCGTCCGTACCTCAGCAGGTTGAAGGTTCTCACGCGCCATTGGGCCGAGTTCGGTGTCGGGACTCCGTGGAGCGTGCACATGCTGTACGTCGCCAAGATAGTTACGTATCTCTTCACCGGAGTGGTGATCGCCAGTTTCACGAGCGGTTTCGGTGGCTTCTGGGATATCGGAGCCTTCTGGGCTCAACCGATCTTCTATCAGAAGATGTTGCTGTGGACCATGCTGTTCGAGTTCCTCGGGCTCGGAGCGTCCTCTGGTCCGCTCGCATTCCGCTTCTCGCCGCCGATCGGTGGGGTCTTGCATTGGTTGCGGCCGAACACAATCCGGCTCCCACCATGGCCATCCGCGGTCCCCTTCACGAAGGGGAGCAGGCGTACCTGGTTCGACGTTGCGACATATCTGGGAGTGGTCGCTTCGCTGGTCACCCTCCTACTGTCCGATGGTGTCTGGAAGGACGGACAGCCCGCCGATAGTGTCGGGTTGCTCGACCCGTCGCTGTTGCTGCCGCTGATCGTGCTGCTCGCGATCGCCGGTTTGCGAGACAAGACACTCTTCCTGGCGGCGCGGTCCGAGCAGTACTGGGTGGCCGCCATCTTCTTCGCGTTCCTTCCCTTCGTCGAGATGATCGTCGGACTGAAGCTGATCATGATGGCGGTCTGGTGGGGTGCAGCATTCTCAAAGTTGGGCCGCCACTTTTCGTTCGTGGTCTCGGCGATGATGAGCAATGCACCATGGTTCCGCTCGCCCCGCCTGAAGCGGCGCCTGTATCGGAACTATCCGGATGATCTGCGTCCCTCCAAGCTGGCGTCGTTCATAGCGCACCAGGGAACCGTCATCGAGTTCGTTGTACCCGTTGTGTTGCTGTTGTCGTCGAACCGGCTCGTGACGATCTGCGCGTTGGTAGTCATCGTGTTCTTCCACCTTTTCATCACGTCAATGTTCCCGCTCGGAGTTCCTTTGGAATGGAACGTCTTCTACGTCTTCAGCGCTGTCTACCTGTTCGGGCTGTATCCCGCCGACGGTTACGGCATCGGGTCGATCTCGCCGATGCTGTTGCTCGCGCTTGTTCTCGGATTGTCACTCTTTCCGGTTCTGGGAAACTTCTTTCCCGACAGGATCTCGTTCCTGTGGTCCATGCGCTACTACGCAGGTAACTGGGCAACCACACAGTGGGCGTTTCGCAAGGGAAGCGAGTCCCGCCTGAACGACAAGATCGTGAAGGCTGCGCCGATCCAGGTCGATCAACTGACGTCACTGTATGGGCGGGACGTGGCTGAACTGCTCGTCGAGAAGGCGGTTGCGTGGCGATCTCTTCACAGCCACGGCAGAGCACTGACCACTCTGATCGGAAATCACGTCGACTCTTATCAGAATTACGACATTCGGGAAGGTGAATTCGTCGCAGGCGCGGTGCTGGGTTGGTCCTTCGGAGACGGGCATCTACACGGGGCACAGTTGATGGAGGCGATTCAGGAGCGGTGCCGCTTCGCATCGGGTGAAGCGATAGTCGTCTACATCGAATCGCAACCCGTCCACAACTTGCGACAGCGGTATCGCGTCTACGACCTGGCGGTCGGAGAGATCGAACGCGGATATATCGACGTCGCCGACATGATCGCCGCGCAACCGTGGCTCGAAGACGGACCCATCCGGGTCCATCCGCAATGGTCCCTCGCCGACCATCGCGGCTCATACGGAAAAGGTGTTGTGGAAGCATGA
- a CDS encoding phytoene desaturase family protein — MTTALVVGAGPNGLAAAVTLAQHGIEVTVIEAAETIGGGTRSSEHTLPGVLHDDCSAIHPMGAGSPYLRTLDLASHGLEWRWPEVDAAHPLDTGSAGVLLRSLDDTAQQLGVDGRRWCQLFGPLASRFDDLAQDLLRPITHVPRHPGALAQLGLRAVPPAGTLARVFQSEEARALFAGIAAHVIHPLTRPATSSVGAMMIAAAHTYGWPVAAGGSQSITNALASLLGSLGGKIETGQPVRSLGDLPPSDIVMLDLAPRGVVDIAGDLLPARVRRAYSRYRHGPGAFKVDLAVEGGVPWINEYCRRAGTVHLGGDLAEIIASERDIARGIMPSRPFVLIGQQYLADPDRSNGDVHPIWAYAHVPHGYSGDATDAIIGQIERFAPGTRERIVGTFSRSTAAMSVYNPNYVGGDIITGENNPVQLVLRPRIAIDPYRTGIDGVYICSAATPPGAGVHGMCGHNAALAALRNCGKSSGR, encoded by the coding sequence ATGACCACCGCACTAGTGGTCGGCGCAGGGCCCAATGGCCTGGCTGCAGCCGTCACGCTCGCCCAACACGGCATCGAAGTGACCGTAATCGAGGCTGCCGAGACCATCGGGGGCGGTACGCGAAGCAGCGAACACACTCTCCCCGGGGTATTGCACGACGACTGCTCGGCAATCCATCCAATGGGCGCTGGCTCCCCGTATCTTCGAACCCTCGATCTCGCTTCGCACGGACTCGAGTGGAGGTGGCCGGAGGTCGACGCCGCGCACCCGCTCGACACCGGCAGTGCGGGAGTGCTGCTCCGCTCCCTTGATGACACTGCACAGCAGCTCGGCGTCGATGGTCGGCGGTGGTGCCAACTGTTCGGGCCGCTCGCCAGTCGATTCGACGACCTCGCGCAGGATCTGTTGCGGCCGATTACCCACGTGCCCCGCCATCCCGGCGCGCTCGCACAGCTCGGGCTGCGCGCGGTGCCGCCGGCAGGGACGTTGGCGCGCGTATTCCAATCCGAGGAGGCGCGGGCGCTCTTCGCCGGAATCGCCGCGCACGTTATTCACCCGCTCACCCGCCCGGCGACGTCGTCGGTCGGCGCGATGATGATCGCTGCCGCGCACACCTACGGGTGGCCGGTAGCGGCCGGCGGGTCGCAGTCGATCACGAACGCTCTCGCCTCACTCCTTGGATCGCTCGGCGGAAAGATCGAGACCGGTCAACCAGTGCGCTCGCTGGGTGACCTACCGCCATCGGACATCGTGATGCTCGATCTTGCGCCGCGAGGTGTTGTGGATATCGCAGGCGACCTTCTACCGGCGCGAGTTCGACGCGCGTATAGCCGATATCGGCACGGTCCCGGTGCCTTCAAGGTCGACCTGGCAGTCGAGGGTGGCGTCCCATGGATCAATGAATACTGCCGTCGAGCGGGCACGGTACACCTCGGCGGAGACCTTGCCGAGATCATTGCCTCTGAACGTGACATTGCGCGGGGAATCATGCCGTCGCGGCCGTTCGTCTTGATCGGTCAGCAGTACCTTGCCGATCCAGACCGTTCGAACGGTGACGTTCATCCGATCTGGGCGTATGCTCATGTACCCCATGGGTACAGTGGCGATGCAACAGATGCCATCATCGGCCAGATCGAACGGTTCGCGCCCGGAACGCGCGAGCGGATCGTGGGTACCTTCAGTAGATCGACAGCTGCGATGAGCGTCTACAACCCGAACTATGTCGGCGGCGACATCATCACCGGCGAGAACAATCCCGTTCAATTGGTGTTGCGCCCACGCATTGCCATCGATCCGTATCGCACTGGAATCGACGGCGTTTATATCTGTTCGGCCGCAACACCTCCAGGTGCTGGAGTGCACGGGATGTGCGGACATAATGCGGCCCTCGCAGCGCTACGGAACTGTGGAAAGTCGAGCGGGAGGTGA
- a CDS encoding PucR family transcriptional regulator translates to MFEAADRSAERNNRVIREIADRVIPHQAEFAEGLLASIITDMPSVVPDREYRDMLRVSVIENTMILLDALRANVDPASISPPPGAVTYARGLARRGVSLADLLRIYRVGQAQFTGICLDVADGLDEANDLRAVKTVIDTVATYLDHVCECITVDFEEERERWIHSRSGLKQHWISRLLAGTVVDTTEAQRAIGYPLSGTHLAVDAWITADRAQVMAPGEVLDRFHDLLTTAAARAQTVSVHTDEAAMTIWVSLREPERNLVARLRALLDADPLPVQVTTGLPCDGVDGFRTSYDQAARVRALAESARPRPPQILTFADVAPVAMMRGDVAELRHFVGETLGPLSTDTERAHELRETLRVYLACNRSPAAASERMMLHRNTVTYRVQQASEELGGTPEGVDQFTVSTALEVCRWYGSSVLRSP, encoded by the coding sequence TTGTTTGAGGCAGCAGATCGGTCCGCCGAGCGGAACAACAGGGTGATCCGAGAAATCGCCGATCGTGTCATTCCCCATCAAGCAGAATTCGCCGAGGGATTGCTCGCTTCCATCATCACAGACATGCCCTCGGTCGTTCCGGATCGCGAATATCGCGACATGCTTCGAGTGAGCGTCATCGAGAACACGATGATCCTCCTCGATGCACTTCGTGCCAATGTCGACCCGGCGAGCATTTCTCCACCGCCCGGTGCGGTGACATATGCGCGCGGACTTGCTCGACGCGGCGTTTCCCTGGCAGACCTGTTGCGGATCTATCGGGTGGGTCAAGCCCAGTTCACCGGGATCTGCCTTGACGTGGCCGACGGCCTGGACGAGGCCAACGACTTACGGGCGGTGAAAACAGTGATCGACACGGTCGCGACCTACCTCGACCACGTGTGTGAATGCATCACTGTCGATTTCGAGGAGGAGCGCGAACGGTGGATTCATAGCCGCAGCGGATTGAAGCAACATTGGATATCTCGGCTATTGGCCGGAACAGTGGTCGATACGACGGAGGCGCAGCGGGCCATCGGCTATCCGCTCTCGGGAACTCATCTGGCCGTCGATGCGTGGATTACTGCAGATCGCGCGCAGGTGATGGCGCCGGGTGAGGTACTCGACCGCTTCCATGACCTGTTGACCACGGCGGCCGCGCGGGCGCAAACGGTGTCAGTTCACACCGATGAGGCAGCCATGACGATCTGGGTGTCACTGCGCGAGCCGGAGCGAAATCTCGTCGCCAGGCTGAGAGCCCTGCTCGACGCTGATCCGCTCCCGGTTCAGGTGACCACGGGGCTGCCGTGTGACGGTGTCGATGGCTTCCGGACTTCGTACGACCAGGCAGCACGCGTGAGAGCGCTCGCTGAATCGGCCAGGCCTAGGCCACCTCAGATCCTCACGTTCGCCGACGTTGCCCCCGTCGCGATGATGAGGGGCGACGTCGCCGAGTTACGCCACTTCGTGGGAGAAACTCTCGGCCCGTTGTCAACCGATACTGAACGTGCACATGAACTCCGTGAAACACTGCGCGTCTACCTGGCATGCAATCGGAGCCCCGCGGCGGCGTCCGAGCGCATGATGCTGCATCGAAATACGGTCACGTACCGGGTTCAGCAAGCATCCGAGGAACTCGGAGGAACGCCCGAGGGAGTCGATCAGTTCACCGTATCGACCGCTCTGGAGGTCTGCCGGTGGTACGGCAGTTCCGTGCTGCGTTCACCGTGA